The genomic stretch GACATGTTTTTGTATCAGCTCATAGACCATATAACTAAACTAAACTCTGAAATATAGAGGAAAATTGGGGAAAAAAGTTTACAGGTGAACAAATCAATAGTTCACTGGATACAACAGATTACAAGTGATGTATAGGGCTGTGACAGACTAGTAGTCTGCCCAGGGTATTCAATGAGTCATAACATGTGGATACAGAAGACAAGGGGTCAGAATGTAGTGGTGAACCCAggcagagaacacacacacacactcacggcTGGatcaggtggaaaaaaatgagtttattttaaTACAAATTATATACAACCGGAAGAACTAAAAGGGAGTGAGTGAATGAAACTAAGGGCGAAATCAGAGTGTAACTGAAGCCAGGAATAATCTAACTAAGGAACTCACTATGGACTGGGAGGGGGGCGGGCAGGCTACCGGAGACCAGCGGTCCAGGCTTGTTCTCCGGTGGGGTTGGCGAGCGACAGAGAGTGGTTGTGGCGGTCCAGGAGATCCAGAGGCTGGGCAGCGGGGGCATGCAGAGGCAGGCAGGGACAGAGaaacctcctcctccagagGAGAGCGCAGGTTCTGGTTTTCTGGCTGACAGGAGTGACTGGGAACCCGGGCAGCACGGCCAGCAGAGATGCTTAGAGCTGAAGCAACTATCTGGCGAGGTGTGGAAAGTGGAGCCGGCTTTTATTGAAGGAGATGAGGGACAGGTGTGCTGCACTGCGGCTGCCCAGagttctactgatgatggtgatgagaTGGGTTATtgcatccagctgctgcagagagtgagaggaggagaagaggtgaggaggaggaggggatcAGGTGGGAGCTGAGACAGGGACTGAGGAAGGGGCCCTGATGCAAAGTGATTGATTtacaaaagaagagaaaatataTTGATGTCATTTAATATGTAATGCCCTTGTATAAATGAATGACTCAATCTGTGAAACATGTTACAttgcatttcacagtttttaagaAGATACATAAAACCTCCGTACATGTagtaacttttatttttttgtcttctgaTCAGGTGATATGGAGACACAAAGGAGAGCGTCCCTCTACGCTGGGCAACAACACTCTCATAGTGGACTGGATGCCACAGAAGGACCTCCTGGGCCACCCACAGACCAGAGTCTTTGTAGCTCACGGAGGAACCAATGGAGTCCAGGAGGCCATTTACCACGGAGTCCCTGTGCTCGGCATACCCTTGTTCTTTGACCAGTATGACAACCTTCTACGTTTGCAGGACAGAGGAGCTGCAAAGATCCTTCAGCTGGGTGATGTTAATGGCAAGACTTTTGAGCAAGGTATTAAGGAACTTCTCCATCAAGACAGCTACAGACAGAACATCCAAAGAATGTCACGTCTGCACAGAGATCAGCCAATGGCACCCATGGATCAGGCTGTATTCTGGGTAGAATATGTGATACGTCACAAAGGGGCTCCTCACCTGCGTACAGAGGCTTATAAGATGCCCTGGTACTCATACTACTGTCTAGATGTGCTGCTCCTATTGCTGACTGCAGTGACTGTGCTACTGATGTCCACTGTggctgtttttcagtttctgtgctgcagaagaAAACGGAAGGCAAAATCCAAACAGAACTGACTGAGGCCaaatttttttaagaaacaagCTTCAATGAGTTCTCTAAAGCCTGTATTTAGACAGCAATATATcttaaaggtggagtctgtTATTCTGGACAAAAATTGTAAATTGAAGCAGTGATCAATAAAATTTTACTCATAtagaactttgttttttgttttcgttTTTAATAATTCTAATTCTGAATAGTTTGCATGAAAAGTTTTACTTGAGGAACACAATGTAACATGTAAAGGATGGAATAATGTATCCTATGCTGAAAAAGATAATCAAGGAATCACTGAAACACCTTTCCTTAGCGTTTAGTGAATTCAACCAGCTTTTGTCATGGCTACCACTTAGATACTTTTGGCCCATTTCAGTCAGTCAGGAACCTTCCTAAACAAACAAGACTAATCCACTGCAATTACATTtcagacagagaaacacaagGTGATCTTCTTTCAGCTATTTTCacctaaaaataaatcaagacaGAAATGTATTTGAACATATGCTGCTGTTCTTTGTCTTAAATTACAGTAAAGTTAAGCATTTTAGGCTCTTGGTAGTTATATGAGGCATTTCTTTGTTGACTCTGAAGTTTTAGAAGAAATGTTGCATACATATTAATGCAGTCATTCAGCAGGCATAACATGCTTTAAGTATAACAGTTTAGTCGTGTATTTTCTGAAGGGCACTTCTAACGTGAACAGATGGGTAATGGGTTAACATTACATAAGTCACTCTAATATTCTTATGAAAGAGGTCACAGGTTGGTATGGCGCAAGCAGCACGTTCACAAAACTGTGCACTGTAATGTGTACTACCAGCTGTTTCACAACAGCACTAAGCAAGGTAATGAAAATCAGATGCcatgacaaagaagaaaaaaatcactgtcaTTTGCGTAAAATTCAGAGCAGCTCCACAGCTTCATGTGACACGTGTCACATGTAACTCTTTCACCCATAATAGGACGGATGACCTCTGAAGTTGGAGTTTGAACTCAAGCACATAGGGTATCCCTTTCATTGACTGTCAGTCTGTAGACCAGAAGGACTACTGCTGCCTCTCTTGAGCATGGGTAAGTGAATTTCAGaggtgttttcatgttgtggttTGAATCATGCTGTATTGTCTTACCAGTATCCTAGAATTTTCTCCTAGAGGATATATTCACTGGTGGAATGGTATCCCTAATATGCAAAACGAGTAAGCCGGCACTGGAATAAAGGCAATCCTTGATCTGTCACTTTAAATGATAACTTCCTACAATAATTAGAGGGATAGCCCGGGTAGCTTGTCTTGCTCAAAAGACTTGatcagaaaagagaaaagaaaaacacagtaatcAGATCTTTTTCAGCATTTAAGTGAGGTTTCATTATTGTAATGGTActattattattcatatttatgCCAGTCATATTGGATATTGAATGATAATATGTTATGGTAATGTTTCCTTGCTACTGGAACTACATAGGTGGCAGTTTGCCACTAGTTCCGTTTTTGTACGTTTCTTAGTTGTTATCCCTTGCTGGCTCTAGCACGGACTTGAAAAGTTTATTTGTACTGGAGTTAAAGCTTTCTGCAGCCTGTCCAGGTGTTGCCATCCTCTGCAGTAAAGGTGGATCAAGgttaaatttcttgttttgagtAGTCCTTCCTTCTATAAGCAGACATCTATACATCCCTTGTTAGCTGATGCTAACAAGGGACAATAgaattcaaattcaaaatcaTGAACAGATTAAATGAATTATAATTCATCATCCTGATAAGAACGTCGAAAgctctttaatttaaaaataaatccaaatatctgtaatattaATGATAACTTTacttcatttcacttctttCCAGTTCAGTTCAGTGCACTTTAGTTCAGTTTCGAGAGGTGTGTGCGACTTTATGTGAGGTCTGGGAGTGTTTGTGAGGGACTAAGGAGGGTAGGAGAGGTGAGTATTAAGGGATAATGCACCATGAAGTGAGGTGAGGGAAAGGAGGAGAAGCCTGGAGAATTGCAGAGAAAAAGGGAGACTTATCtaactaaggtccaacaaagacacagacatcCAAGCAGTTATCACAGTAGGCCAAAGAGGTAGTGGAATGATGTGCATCCAGTTCTGCTGTTGGGATCAGTTCATAGTAAGCAATTTAATATTGGGCAGGAAACTTTCACACATTTAACTGTCTCTGGTTTCTAAAGCCACTTTGTTTAATGTAAAACATTCAAAGTTTGAGCAAAGATGACTAAAAAGCTGACTGGTCTTCCTGAAATCTCCTTTGCTGAGCTCTCACTTCTCACTCTATCGTCCATGCTGCATTTGTATGCATTTCTCAGTTCCGTATGCGTTTCTGCTTTATCACTTCTCATCCTTTCCTGTCGTGCTAGAAGAAAAGACccgtgtgttttatttatttctaactAACACTGTAGTTTTCTCTTCCTGACATTTTAGGAACCATGTCACTGCACCGTGTGTGTGGAGTGTTTGTATTTCTCAGCTTATGTCTGATTTCCATCCCACCACGTTGCCATGGAGGAAACATTCTGGTGTTCCCTGTAGACGGCAGCCACTGGATCAATATGAAGATTCTGCTAGAAGAACTTCATGCCAGAGGACACAACCTCACTGTGATCAGGGCGTCCACCAGCTGGTACATCCCTGAAAAGTCTCCACTGTACACATCCATTACACTTGAAATTGGTATAGGCATGGAGGATTTTTTTGACGTGTTCCTAAAGGAGCAAATGCAGGTATTTGAATATAGATACATGTGTTGGACTGCATGTGAGTCATTTAGTCATTTGTGTTAAATGCTGATGGTATTAAcctaatttttaaacatttatttcaaaaactttTTAGGCGCAGAGAGAAGGGGCCTCACTACTGACTTTGAAACTCACCATGGATTTCCTTTCTATGATTTCTCTGGCCCATTCACTGTGGGCTGATGCTGTCCTTCAAATCCTTGAAAatcaaaatttgattaaaagCTTAAAAGATTCCCAGTATGACCTGGTTCTCACTGATCCAGCCATGGCACCAGGACTTGTGTTGGCCAAATATCTCAAACTGCCCGTTGTGCTCAACGTACGCTGGATCACCAGTGGAGAGGGCCACTTTGTGTTAGCCCCCTCACCACTCTCCTATATCCCAGTGCCAGGATCAGGcctaacagacaaaatgaatttCATCCAGAGGGTCAAGAACATGTTTTTCTATAGCATTATATTGTTCCAGCAGAGATTCATGGTGGAGCCACACTACAAAGCCCTTTGTGATAAATATATTGAGGGAGGATGTGACATCATCTCCCTTCTTCAGGAGGCTGACATTTGGCTGTTCAGGTCAGATTTTGTATTTGATTTCCCTCGGCCCACAATGCCAAATATTGTCTACATAGGAGGATTCCAGTGCAAACCAGCCCAGCCTCTGCCAGCAGACCTGGAGGACTTTGTTCAAAGTGCTGGGGAGCATGGAGTGATCATCATGACCCTGGGAACGTTGGTTAACGCTTTGCCCAAAGAAGTCGCAAATGAAATTGCCAGCGTTTTTGCCAAACTGCCTCAGAAGGTAAATGATGCTCTGTGATGGACCGTTTCTTTGTAGTACTTTGGATTGTTACACATTTGCTGCATCTGTTGTCTTTGCATCAGCTCATCGACCTTTGAACATGCAGCACCTTATCATTAGAAAACACTGCAATTTGAAAGAAATATTAActttaaaatacacagaaaaaaaaacttttacaggTGGACAAATGAGTATATCAAggaacagaacattttacatAAGGGATTGAAAATTCTGTGACAAATTGGCAGACTGCCTAGGCCGATTAATGAGTGATAAGTGGTTACAGAAGATAAACTGATTGATTtataaaggaaaagaaaatattttcatgtcatttagtATTTAATGGCCAATGTAAATAAATGACTCAATCTGTGAAACATGTTAATTAGCATACAATTTTCAAGAAAGtccataaaacttttaaaatgattttattgttAAAGCTGATGTCACTCTGAGTTGTGTTGTAATTTTCGAGATTCTTCTGTTCAGTCTACATATTTGAATAGTCTATGTTGAAAAgtgcttcacaataaaatcGCATGATTATTAGGTGACATTATTTGTCGCAACATCATTATATTCTCTTTCTGCTGATGTACAAGTGGGAAATACacctttttttgtcttctgaTCAGGTGATATGGAGACACAAAGGAGAGCGTCCCTCTACGCTGGGCAACAACACTCTCATAGTGGACTGGATGCCACAGAAGGACCTCCTGGGCCACCCACAGACCAGAGTCTTTGTAGCTCACGGAGGAACCAATGGAGTCCAGGAGGCCATTTACCACGGAGTCCCTGTGCTCGGCATACCCTTGTTCTTTGACCAGTATGACAACCTTCTACGTTTGCAGGACAGAGGAGCTGCAAAGATCCTTCAGCTGGGTGATGTTAATGGCAAGACTTTTGAGCAAGGTATTAAGGAACTTCTCCATCAAGACAGCTACAGACAGAACATCCAAAGAATGTCACGTCTGCACAGAGATCAGCCAATGGCACCCATGGATCAGGCTGTATTCTGGGTAGAATATGTGATACGTCACAAAGGGGCTCCTCACCTGCGTACAGAGGCTTATAAGATGCCCTGGTACTCATACTACTGTCTAGATGTGCTGCTCCTATTGCTGACTGCAGTGACTGTGCTACTGATGTCCACTGTggctgtttttcagtttctgtgctgcagaagaCAAAGGAAGACAAAATCCAAAAAGAACTGACTGAGGTCAGATTTGGTAAGAAATAAGCTTTAGTGAGTTTCCACTGCATTTAGAGAAACCATGTCTTCGAGGTGGAGGCTGTAATTATGGACAATTATTGTTAGCTAGTTCGTGTATTTAGATAGCTAGTATGTGCCAGATTCATGCCTTGTTTCCAAATACCTCTGTCTTTGTATACGAATCAACCATAACTCCATTTATTCCTATGACACCCTTCATAACCTTTGTTGTATCTGCGAGACTCTGCcttctatttttatttccattctATAATTTGACTCGAGTATGTTCAGACTTTTGACCAGTGATGGAAAGACTGGACTTTGGGCGCCAGGAAGTTGGAAAAATTAATTAACAGGCTATTCCATTGTGTGACTATTTTGACAATCAAATCGTATAAATGTGTCCaacacactttgttcttttcccATTTATTAAGCCAAGGCCGTATAGCAACACCAACATATTTTTGCAGCACATGCACAGAATGAACAGCTTGGACCAGAATGAAATACTCCACCTTTAGGGTATCTTATGTTACAGTTCTGTAGGAATAGCAACCCAAAGTGAGAGTCGCACAGAGCAGACACAAGACAGATTGGGAATAACgggtttattttaacaaaaatacaaacaatacccaaaaaaaacgccaacTTGGCCAGAAACTCACTAAcggaaagagagggaggaaaagcgGGCTCCCGGGGGTCGGCAGTCGAGGGGGGAGACTCGCGCCGGCGCTCTACTCCTGGGGGGGAGAGCGGCTGCGGCGGCCAGGGACGACGCCGGGTCTTTCTTGGGGGAGCGGGCAGGCCGATCGGGGCAGTCCGGTGGCGGGGAAGGTTCACGTCCACTATCTGGTGATCGGCTGGGGGGGAAACGCGGGCTGCTCTGTCTGCTCAGTTTCCGAGTCTCACTACACGGAGACGGGAAAAGGAGGAGAATGATAAGCGCCGGACTTTATagtggaggaggatgagaaattagctgcagctgctcaggtcctgcagctgcagctaatCCTCTCATCAAGCACTGTGACATCTTATTTGTATCTTACCATTATTagtaatgcaaaacaacaatcCAACAATTTTCTTCACAGTAGCAAATATTAATATGGTTAAAGTAACAGTTTTGCTTTATAACTgtcaaaaatatctttatagACAGAGATGTTGGTTATAAAATACCCTTGAATAATTGGTAATGATATCAAttactttttttacttttacttttattttttttgtatgcatttattctcattgtttaactccacaaaagaggtgtcaacattatatgagattgatgcatattttagtcttgcagccaaatattttaatatttagtgcatgtgtgcagttggattgatttaaacaactttggattcTTGCCTTCGGCAACTCTGCAttcacagacagactgacatttCACAGACACCTTAGTGTCACATGCCAAGATTCGAGCAGAGTTCAAATCCTAAACTTGTAAACTAAACGATTATTCTACATAGAATGGAAAAAAGATTACCATGACTGACAATTTCTGGCAATGAGAGTAAATTTCCGCTGGACCGGAGGGCAAGGCATAATTATCAGACATGATCAGGAAGACTGAATAATGTTTAGAAACACATGTGGTTGTAGCAGAGATTGAAAAACCTCACTGTAACAGCTGTGAAACAAACAGTAATCTGTTATGTGTTACAAAAGACAATGCAGTGTTTTCTTTGAGACCCCTGTAGCACATTATTGTGTGAGAAACAGCAAAGTCAATGACAAATCAGGACCACATGTATGTATCGCTACCAGGGTGCCTCGGgcagtttttatggaaaaaatcGTAGATCAATTATATCCTACTTGTTAGCTTTTGTGTTTATCTACAGTGTATTGATTCATCATCGACTTAACTACAAAAAGTGCCAGTGAGCGGACAGACCTGAAAAATGACTAcggaaaaacaaacacttcagaaaacTGACTGTATaaaaagcattttcattttctaaattaattCAAAAACAGATGTCTTAAAACAATCAGAGGAAGAATTTAAAGCTGTCTTTGATAAAACAACAGTACTAATGAATATGACTGAAGATGGCTGAGGTTGTCTTGATGAACTCAACTGCTACCTAAACTGCATTCCATTTACTATTCTGTGATGCGAGAGATATTGGAGCCTATTCTTGAGAAAAGCAAATCTGTATAGATATTCCAAGGAATAAAGTTGAGGAAGTGTTTTCTAAATCCTCAAAAAACTTCAGTAGTATAACCTTAGAAAGAAatactgatgaagaaacaaaagagagtagctgcatgtttgtgtgtaggtATTAATTGCAAATGTGTGTATAGGTgcagtcattaaaaaaatagtgACCTTGCTGACATTTACAGTAGTTGATGCATGGAGGTGGACATTTTGATTATCTCCATTTCACTGAAACACATCACCCCTGTAATGTAGCATAAATTCCAGCTGGCGACACCTGCTGTTTACTACCGTACAGGAAATTACAAACCGCACAAACATTTTATCAGTTCGTAATTGAGGCTGACTGTTTCTGGGCAGCATCAAACCTGAGAATTTTTGGCAAAAAACGCACTCTGACTTAAACTGACACATTTATTTAGTGACCTGCTCTGCTTGCCCTGCTCTGCCAGTGAGGCAGTTACAGCATTTTAACTGCCGCCTTTCAATCCTAAAGAGGGGTTATAGATAATCAAAGGATTCTGCATGTCACATGGCATTACCAGGGATAAAAAGACTAGCGGAAAGTTGTACTGAACATGGCAGAGCAGGTTGTCCACTGATTGTAAGGCTGGCGGTTCGATCTCCTCCGGTGCACTAAACCCCAAAGTTGCTCCCAATTGCAAGTGAGCATCTTGCAGGGTGGATCTGGTGCTATTAGCATGAGGGTGTGAATGAGAAGCACATTGTAAAACCCTTATTTGAACCTAGCTATGATTAAAAGACGCTACACTGTAACGCTGCAAACAATTTAGGATATAACCAACAAATCAAAGAACACCTTTAGTGCACAAAATAAAGTTCATTGAAATATCAATGTATCTAAATCCTTGAGGAGCATCATCAGCTACACCAAACCCTCACTGACCCCATCTTTACTTCCTGGCATGGAATGAGCAACTGATTTGCTGTCTTGGAGTAGGAGATCACATGATTTCTTTGCATGCATGGAGGCTTTTACTCTGTAAGAAAGACAAAAgctcaaaataaacacatttaagaaAAAGTAATACACAAAACCTACTTTGTTACAGCAATTACATTTGTAATTCATCATTTCCATCCCTGAGCACTGCTGTAAAATGGTGTAATTGATGTATTTCAGTGAATCTGAATTGCCCAAAGACCTAAAAGAGTTCTTAAAAACAGTTGCGACAAGAGGGGAAGAACAGATGCAACTGTTTCACGAGagtaaatcacattttaacgACATATGATTAAAAGCCAGAGCAATGAATGTAAACAAGAAACATGCAGGCAGTCCTGACTTTCTCTGTTAAAATGCAGTAGCAAAAATCCCTACCCTGGAAGTCTTTTCAATTAGCTACAGCACTTCAATGCGCAGACTGTACACTCATTGTCTTGCAATTGTGTTTTTTGGCTGAAAAACTGCAATGTCTCTGTCCACACATAATAAATGTTCCCCCAAGGTCAAGTCAACTTTCAGCACTGCAGCGCTGTTCAGTCTGTCTGAGCCGCTGCTCGCTGTGCAATGTAAATGTGTCGTTCTCTACATTATTTTGCCACATGAGACTCCTCAACTAGCCCAAAACATCTGCTGCAGGAACAGCCCACAAGCATACATAAAACAGGTGCTCTGCAAGTCTCTGTATAATGTCACTGGTATCAGAAACTGTGACAGACAGCAAACAGCCTTCCTCCCTTTGTCTTCTCTTATTATCCCTCCCTCAATCTGCTTTCATCTCTGGCTCTTTTCCTCACTCGGTCCCTTTCTGGTTCCTTAGAAAACCCTTCCTCTGATCATTGCCGATACTGGATGATCTCACTGTGCATGTTCTGTATTAGAGTTTGTGCTGGGAAGTCAAGGGAAGCAGCTGTCTCTAAATACTACAGTTCCACTGTGGGTGTAACTTCATCAGTTGGGGAGAGGTGAAATAGAATGAGACTATTGCCAGATAATGAAGAAATGGCTAAAATCTACAGTGAAACTAATTGTTACAGCCAGTATTTGACCCTGAAAGACAAGTTCATTGGCCAGCATTCTGGGCAGCATTCAACTTCAGATTTCTCATCGTAAAACACATTTCATCttgatctatttatttatttattgacttcCTTGAAATGAGCTGTGCTAAAAATCCTTTTGACAAGAACACAGAGAGGCCTCATTATTTTacttggctgtgtgtgtgtgtgtgtgtgtgtgtgtgtgtgtgtgtgtgtgtgtgtgtgtgtgtgtgtgtgtgtgtgtgtgtgtgtgtgtgtgtgtgtgtgtgtgtgtgtgcgtgtgtgcgtgtgtgcgcgtgtgtgtgtgtgatgctaaggaataaagacagaaaagataAAAAGTAAAAGGTTCATAAATTAGGTGATACTAAGCTGGACTTTAGTGCTGAAATAGAGCAAAAATCAAGTATTTTTCTCACAAGGCTTAAATGTGTTCGTCAAATGTTCCTCGTGCAAATTCTCACAGTGCTTCATACCTATTTTCTTCTTGCAACAAGCATGTATGTGCAAGTTTCATGCATCCCTGTCTTGTCACTCaacatacaaagacacacacacacacacacacacacacataaattcGGCCACTTTGGCTTGTCCTCCCAACGGGCATCTGTGAGGCGTGACATCATTCTCTCCGTAGACACACAGATCCCATTAATTTGGTCTCCGTGGAGGAACTACTGGCCAGAAGCATAAGTGGATCTGATCTGCACAGCGAATTCTGTGCTTCGGTTGGGCGTTTGCACGTGTTGCTTTCTGTTGAGGCCTGGAAAACATAATCACGCTTCAGCAATGTGAAATTCTCCCAGACAGACCACATCATCCATTCTCAAATCAGATGGTTATGGTGGCCAAAGACATAATGTCACCTTCAGTGtctgtgacagttttttttctgactgtaaatgtttcttttctttgtatttctctTTAAAGGATTGTGGTTGGAGTTTTGTTTCAGCACTTCATTTGTGACAACAAATATTCAACTATGAATAACTATGGATACAGACAATAAAATGTGCTGTCTGATAAGatgatatttatttaaaatttaaagatCTGGCACTGTGGGTTGCCCCTCAGTCAAGCTGAGCATGCAAAAAGTTTATGTTAACTGATTAATATTTGTCATAGTTCTGTTTGGAGGACAGTCAGGCTGTTTGCAATTGAAGTACAGGAACCTACTGTTGACCATTCTACAATATGAACCctatttttttaacctgtttggACAAATGGCACAGTTGAAGGTATTGCCTGACAGCAGTTCCTGTTTGCAATTTATCATTAGGCCATCACACCCAGAAAGCTGTGGCtgtaattatatttaatgttaataatGTCATCTGTTATCTTGACTATCTCTCTCATTATTTAACCACCGTCTGCTATTTGGGCACAGATACAGCAACCACAGAGCTAAACTCACGACATCATGTgccttcttctcttctttctggGATCTTTATCTTATAGATAGGGTTGAAGGGGAGATGGTGTTTGCAAAAAGTTAATGATTTTTTAGTAATATACTTAGTTAAAAATGGCAGCAAAACTTCTAGAAAGGTTCTCTTACTTTGGCAAGTTTCTCTTTGGTTGCTTGTTGTtaagaaaacatacaaaaacatggATGACAACACCTGCAACCATTCTAGTTTCGGGTTGCACATCTATCTTTTTACCAAGTACATTATGACACACAAAATCCAGAGACATTGTCAGAGATTAGCACTAGTGGTGCATTTGGAGTGGTTTGGAATGCTTCTCTGTCACACTACATCGATCATAAATTGAATTCTGGATGTCACTTTACTTTTGTCTCCGCAGAGACGGCCCTGAGGCTTCATAAATTTTAGATCCATAGCTATGGGCAGCTGGTTTTAATTTAGAGTTGGAGGACCAACAACAAAGCTGTCTGGCACTGAGCTTGTAGGGGGAAGTGTGCACTAAACCTCTGGGTCAGACCCTGGAAGGGGATAACGTGCAGTTGCAGTACaggaaatttgtcctaaatgtgATTCCAGGGGGAAGCAGTAGGAGGACATCTACACAGCTGTCACATGCATAGTCAGTATAATTATTAAACGGGCAGGGATATCAAGAAGAGTTTGAAAACTACCCTCTCAGACACATTTATTGTGTATGATAAACAAACTGAGGACAGGGACACAAGAGAACAGCAACCTTATTACACAACCAGCTCCAATAAACTGTATGCTGAAAAGTTCAATTACATGCATATATTTCTACACCGTGACAAGTACAATTATCTCTGATATCTAATTTACTTCCTCACATTCAGGGCTGATTTCCAGTCTTTTTATGCTCATTTACTGTACTCCACTTGTCATTGCATCATTCTGTGGAGAATTGTGCAAGATTAAATCATACCCACACACCTGGTCTAAATGTTTCTTTGTGTAATTCAGCCAACTTTctaatttttttcaacatttgagCTCGTGGAGATGAATGGACAAGTCTGTGTTCATAAGAGGTcaatatgactcaaaaaatgttgtttctgtaAACATTTATCCACCTTTTTGGTAATATACATCCTATATGTTCCACAACTCAACATTTCTCTAGGTGACTCACACTAGATGTGTCTGCAGCTGACAGACTaatgtttgttcagttttacaCCTGGTCAAGTCATGAGGTCGACAGGCAACCTGATCTTTCTTTGGACTTCTGAAGTGATGTAATGAAAGGTTGCTGTGTTATTGTTACCAATTTTAATCTgtgaaaatattgattttttttgtatctgcggcacatgtatttttattttacataatttggaATGATGGGTATCATGTTATAACTTGGACCTAGTTTTCCTGTAGCTGTAAAATCTCCCTGAAATGAAATAGTAGAAAAGGAAATGGATATTGTATAATGAAATTAACTTCTGCCATTAACCTGTCATAATTcataaactaatgtttttttttaaagaatatatgCCTTTCATAATGCCATTCTAGAAATATTTA from Amphiprion ocellaris isolate individual 3 ecotype Okinawa chromosome 14, ASM2253959v1, whole genome shotgun sequence encodes the following:
- the LOC111565989 gene encoding UDP-glucuronosyltransferase 2C1-like translates to MGTMSLHRVCGVFVFLSLCLISIPPRCHGGNILVFPVDGSHWINMKILLEELHARGHNLTVIRASTSWYIPEKSPLYTSITLEIGIGMEDFFDVFLKEQMQAQREGASLLTLKLTMDFLSMISLAHSLWADAVLQILENQNLIKSLKDSQYDLVLTDPAMAPGLVLAKYLKLPVVLNVRWITSGEGHFVLAPSPLSYIPVPGSGLTDKMNFIQRVKNMFFYSIILFQQRFMVEPHYKALCDKYIEGGCDIISLLQEADIWLFRSDFVFDFPRPTMPNIVYIGGFQCKPAQPLPADLEDFVQSAGEHGVIIMTLGTLVNALPKEVANEIASVFAKLPQKVIWRHKGERPSTLGNNTLIVDWMPQKDLLGHPQTRVFVAHGGTNGVQEAIYHGVPVLGIPLFFDQYDNLLRLQDRGAAKILQLGDVNGKTFEQGIKELLHQDSYRQNIQRMSRLHRDQPMAPMDQAVFWVEYVIRHKGAPHLRTEAYKMPWYSYYCLDVLLLLLTAVTVLLMSTVAVFQFLCCRRQRKTKSKKN